A genomic segment from Centroberyx gerrardi isolate f3 chromosome 22, fCenGer3.hap1.cur.20231027, whole genome shotgun sequence encodes:
- the LOC139932780 gene encoding caspase recruitment domain-containing protein 8-like has translation MSMQNHDSPEEMVPEATAGHPSTPDILPVHSHFHLSYSSLPHSHSMPSLSQLPVTKNKKYTQAMRCHSLPDILLQDSFKTFTPDIAVHENRETYMFQCTYPGLYQCRVTGLVFNMEGEGDVDYRIVPWNRRLLAQHSKKPAGPLFDIKCHQQSVCQLHLPHCEIRSTGGCEFLSVAHVTDERTEFILPHKITETHVIINITGFSGFGNVKDENSPPDPIRALVLLFYNPPVDPDLTSDLNVLLLPGNIVLSDVLHKRKKIIGDERYIEIPSRCKLHPEQEYTLSTSPEDDLILIQPNEAEFDSECYDNYFPTFQVVLEQIMKNIKLLLKHSNDSQCVWERRVCLSSAAIRKPQVQSGPSLPSNERLFYIRSSFIDGISGPVLKSLLDKLFEKTVITDSERESADEIQMKSDKARFVIDTVRKKGEAASSEMIAFLCKVDPFFSGHLGLI, from the coding sequence ATGTCAATGCAGAACCACGATTCCCCAGAGGAAATGGTGCCAGAGGCCACAGCCGGCCATCCCTCAACCCCTGACATCCTGCCAGTCCATTCTCACTTCCACCTTTCATATTCCTCCTTGCCTCATTCTCACAGCATGCCCTCACTGAGCCAACTTCCTGTGACAAAGAACAAGAAATATACACAAGCAATGCGGTGTCATAGCTTACCTGATATCCTGTTACAAGACAGCTTTAAAACATTTACACCTGATATTGCTGTTCATGAAAACAGGGAAACCTACATGTTCCAGTGCACCTACCCAGGCCTGTACCAGTGCAGGGTGACAGGTCTAGTGTTTAacatggagggagaaggagatgtGGATTACAGGATTGTCCCTTGGAACCGGAGGCTACTAGCCCAGCATAGTAAGAAGCCTGCAGGACCGCTGTTTGACATAAAATGCCAccagcagtctgtctgtcaactTCATCTCCCACACTGTGAGATCCGCTCTACAGGTGGATGTGAATTCTTGTCAGTTGCCCATGTGACAGATGAGAGAACTGAGTTCATCCTTCCCCATAAGATAACAGAAACTCATGTTATTATAAACATCACTGGATTTTCTGGTTTTGGCAATGTCAAGGATGAAAACTCGCCCCCTGACCCGATCCGGGCGTTGGTGTTGCTGTTCTACAACCCCCCGGTTGATCCTGATCTCACATCCGATCTCAATGTGTTGTTGCTACCTGGAAACATTGTGCTCAGTGACGTGCTGcacaaaaggaagaaaataattGGAGATGAGAGGTACATAGAGATACCCTCACGCTGTAAACTACACCCAGAGCAGGAGTACACACTGTCCACTTCTCCTGAAGATGACTTAATTCTAATACAACCAAATGAGGCAGAATTCGACAGTGAATGCTACGACAACTACTTCCCCACTTTCCAGGTGGTTTTAGAACAAATCATGAAAAATATTAAACTGCTTCTAAAACACAGTAACGATTCCCAGTGTGTATGGGAAAGGCGAGTTTGTCTTTCGTCAGCTGCCATAAGAAAGCCCCAGGTTCAGAGCGGTCCGAGTCTCCCTTCAAACGAGAGGCTGTTCTACATACGGAGCAGCTTCATCGATGGGATATCAGGACCTGTGCTTAAAAGTCTGCTGGACAAGCTTTTTGAGAAAACTGTGATAACTGACTCTGAGAGGGAATCAGCGGACGAGATACAAATGAAAAGTGACAAGGCTCGTTTTGTCATCGACACAGTAAGGAAGAAAGGGGAAGCTGCTAGTTCAGAGATGATCGCATTTCTGTGCAAGGTAGACCCTTTCTTTAGTGGGCATCTTGGGTTGatttga
- the LOC139932779 gene encoding caspase recruitment domain-containing protein 8-like encodes MDKLQIASKRNKRGEEKLHPIPLTFRPFLPPSTSSPFLQGQSDICPFELPLHSPSLSTPPPNITSSSLPQEDSQQCSSPKAQSGEIYFGGYEQQRQATAGHPSTTDTLPAHSHLHLQDSPISTEESPAVYACKELGSLTMSMQNHDSPEEMVPEATADHPSTPDILPVHSYSHLSYSSLPHSHSMPSLSQDPVTKSKKYTGAMRCHSLPDILLQDSFKTFTPDIAVDENGETYMFQCTYPGLYQCRVTGLMFNMEGEGDVDYRIVPWNRRLLAQHSKKPAGPLFDIKCHQQSVCQLHLPHCEIRSTGGCEFLSVAHVTDEGTEFILPHKITETHVIINITGLSDLGNVKDENSPPDPIRALVLLFYNPPVDPDLTSDLNVLLLPGNIVLREVLKERRERNKDERFIEMSPHCKLHPKQEYTLSTSPEDDLILIQPKEAEFNSESDDNYLPTFQVTFEKIMKNIKLLLKNSNDSQCVWERQVCLWSAAIRKPQVQSGLSLPSNERLFYIRSSFIDGISGPVLKSLLDKLFERTVITDSERESADEIQMKSDKARFVIDTVRKKGEAASSEMIAILCELDLFLCGHLGLI; translated from the coding sequence ATGGACAAATTACAAATTGCAAGTaagagaaacaagagaggggaagaaaagctGCACCCTATTCCTCTTACATTTCGCCCCTTCTTACCCCCCTCCACATCCTCACCCTTCTTGCAGGGCCAAAGTGATATCTGTCCTTTTGAACTGCCtcttcattctccctctctttccacaCCTCCCCCCAACATTACTTCCTCTTCCCTTCCACAAGAGGACTCCCAGCAATGTTCTTCTCCTAAAGCCCAGTCAGGGGAAATATATTTTGGTGGTTATGAACAGCAGAGACAGGCCACAGCTGGCCACCCCTCAACCACAGACACCCTGCCAGCCCAttctcacctccacctccaggACTCCCCCATCAGCACTGAAGAAAGCCCAGCAGTATATGCATGCAAGGAACTTGGGTCACTAACCATGTCAATGCAGAACCACGATTCCCCAGAGGAAATGGTGCCAGAGGCCACAGCCGACCATCCCTCAACCCCTGACATCCTGCCAGTCCATTCTTACTCCCACCTTTCATATTCCTCCTTGCCTCATTCTCACAGCATGCCCTCACTGAGCCAagatcctgtcacaaagagtAAGAAATATACAGGAGCAATGCGGTGTCATAGCTTACCTGATATCCTGTTACAAGACAGCTTTAAAACATTTACACCTGATATTGCTGTTGATGAAAACGGGGAAACCTACATGTTCCAGTGCACCTACCCAGGCCTGTACCAGTGCAGGGTGACAGGTCTAATGTTTAacatggagggagaaggggatgTGGATTACAGGATTGTCCCTTGGAACCGGAGGCTACTAGCCCAGCATAGCAAGAAGCCTGCAGGACCGCTGTTTGACATAAAATGCCACCAGCAGTCAGTCTGTCAACTTCATCTCCCACACTGTGAGATCCGCTCTACAGGTGGATGTGAATTCTTGTCAGTTGCCCATGTGACAGACGAGGGAACTGAGTTCATCCTTCCCCATAAGATAACAGAAACTCATGTTATTATAAACATCACTGGACTTTCTGATTTAGGTAATGTCAAGGATGAAAACTCACCCCCTGACCCGATCCGGGCGTTGGTGTTGCTGTTCTACAACCCCCCGGTTGATCCTGATCTCACATCCGATCTCAATGTGTTGTTGCTACCTGGAAACATTGTGCTCCGTGAGGTgttgaaggaaaggagggaacgAAATAAAGATGAGAGGTTCATAGAGATGTCCCCACACTGTAAACTACACCCAAAGCAGGAGTACACACTGTCCACTTCTCCTGAAGATGACTTAATTCTAATACAACCAAAAGAGGCAGAATTCAACAGTGAATCTGACGACAACTACCTCCCCACATTCCAGGTGACTTTtgaaaaaatcatgaaaaatatTAAGCTCCTTCTAAAAAACAGTAACGATTCCCAGTGTGTATGGGAAAGGCAAGTTTGTCTTTGGTCAGCTGCCATAAGAAAGCCCCAGGTTCAGAGCGGTCTGAGTCTCCCTTCAAACGAGAGGCTGTTCTACATACGGAGCAGCTTCATCGATGGGATATCAGGACCTGTGCTCAAAAGTCTGCTGGACAAGCTTTTTGAGAGAACTGTGATAACTGACTCTGAGAGGGAATCAGCGGACGAGATACAAATGAAAAGTGACAAGGCTCGTTTTGTCATCGACACAGTAAGGAAGAAAGGGGAAGCTGCTAGTTCAGAGATGATAGCGATTCTCTGCGAACTAGACCTCTTCCTCTGTGGGCATCTTGGgttgatttga
- the LOC139932782 gene encoding caspase recruitment domain-containing protein 8-like, with the protein MFQCTYPGLYQCRVTGLVFNMEGEGDVDYRIVPWNRRLLAHHSKKPAGPLFDIKCHQQSVCQLHLPHCEIRSTGGCEFLSVAHVTDESTEFILPHKITETHVIINITGFSALGNVKDENSPPDPIRALVLLFYKPPVDPDLRSVLNVLLLPGNIVLNEVLKERRERNKDERFIEISPHCKLHPEKKYTLFTSPEDDLILIQPKEAEFNSESYHNYFPTFQVTFKKIIEDIRLLLKDSSNSQCVWERQVCVSSAAVRKSQNPNGSSLSSNERLLGIRSSFIDKISGPVLKSLLDKLFEKRVITDSERESADEIQNQRDKARHVIDTVRKKGEAASSEMIAFLCEVDPFFSGHLGLI; encoded by the coding sequence ATGTTCCAGTGCACCTACCCAGGCCTGTACCAGTGCAGGGTGACAGGTCTAGTGTTTAacatggagggagaaggagatgtGGATTACAGGATTGTCCCTTGGAACCGGAGGCTACTAGCCCACCATAGCAAGAAGCCTGCAGGACCGCTGTTTGACATAAAATGCCACCAGCAGTCAGTCTGTCAACTTCATCTCCCACACTGTGAGATCCGCTCTACAGGTGGATGTGAATTCTTGTCAGTTGCCCATGTGACAGACGAGAGCACTGAGTTCATCCTTCCCCATAAGATAACAGAAACTCATGTTATTATAAACATCACTGGATTTTCTGCTTTAGGCAATGTCAAGGATGAAAACTCGCCCCCTGACCCGATCCGGGCGTTGGTGTTGCTGTTCTACAAGCCCCCGGTTGATCCTGATCTCAGATCTGTGCTCAATGTGTTGTTGCTACCTGGAAACATTGTGCTCAATGAGGTgttgaaggaaaggagggaacgAAATAAAGATGAGAGGTTCATAGAAATATCCCCACACTGTAAACTACACCCAGAGAAGAAGTACACACTGTTCACTTCTCCTGAAGATGACTTAATTCTAATACAACCAAAAGAGGCAGAATTCAACAGTGAATCCTACCACAACTACTTCCCCACATTCCAGgtgacttttaaaaaaatcattgaAGATATCAGGCTCCTTCTGAAAGACAGTAGCAATTCCCAGTGTGTATGGGAAAGACAAGTTTGTGTTTCGTCAGCTGCCGTAAGAAAGTCCCAGAATCCGAATGGTTCAAGTCTCTCTTCAAACGAGAGGCTGTTAGGCATACGGAGCAGCTTCATCGACAAGATATCAGGACCTGTGCTCAAAAGTCTGCTGGACAAGCTTTTTGAGAAAAGGGTGATAACTGACTCTGAGAGGGAATCAGCGGACGAGATACAAAATCAAAGAGACAAGGCGCGCCATGTCATCGACACAGTAAGGAAGAAAGGGGAAGCTGCTAGTTCAGAGATGATCGCATTTCTCTGCGAGGTAGACCCTTTCTTTAGTGGGCATCTTGGGTTGatttga